One genomic region from Nostoc sphaeroides encodes:
- a CDS encoding DUF4394 domain-containing protein, which translates to MKGFITRKIALVVAIVTASLGLSANKISADVGIIKIGDILQINVTGKWSPLRFIGLTSNNTLVNIDPSGFAFTVKVKGIDGNLQGIDFRPANGLLYGVTDTDNIYTINPRTGRATFVSKLSSSFNGGFQSGFDFNPVPDRLRTVGSNDQNFRTNVDTGAVTVDKTLAYATDDVNATVDPNITGVAYTNSVAGATTTQLFGIDYDLDVLVLQNPPNDGTLRTIGKLGVNFAPISGFDILTDAQGKNTAYALSGSVLYTINLSTGTATKIADVPKGNFIGLAVTSK; encoded by the coding sequence ATGAAAGGTTTTATCACACGTAAAATTGCCCTTGTAGTTGCTATAGTCACTGCAAGTCTTGGCTTGAGTGCTAACAAAATTTCAGCTGACGTTGGGATCATCAAAATAGGTGATATCCTTCAAATCAATGTTACAGGCAAATGGTCTCCTTTAAGATTCATTGGCTTAACCTCAAATAATACTCTTGTAAATATAGATCCGAGTGGATTTGCTTTCACAGTTAAAGTCAAAGGAATTGACGGCAACTTACAAGGTATTGACTTCCGTCCAGCAAACGGTCTGCTTTATGGTGTTACAGATACTGACAACATATACACGATCAACCCTAGAACTGGTCGGGCTACGTTTGTGAGCAAACTATCTAGCAGCTTTAATGGAGGATTTCAGTCAGGGTTTGACTTCAATCCCGTACCAGACCGCTTACGGACAGTAGGTAGCAATGACCAAAATTTTCGTACCAATGTAGATACTGGTGCAGTCACTGTCGATAAAACCCTAGCCTATGCTACTGATGACGTTAACGCCACAGTTGACCCCAACATTACTGGTGTCGCTTACACAAATTCAGTTGCTGGAGCCACGACAACTCAACTTTTTGGCATTGATTACGATCTTGATGTGTTAGTACTGCAAAACCCACCCAATGATGGCACTCTCAGAACAATCGGCAAGCTTGGTGTTAACTTTGCGCCGATAAGTGGGTTCGACATCCTTACAGATGCACAAGGCAAAAATACTGCCTATGCACTGTCTGGTTCAGTTCTTTACACTATTAACCTATCTACTGGCACTGCAACTAAAATCGCCGATGTACCTAAAGGTAACTTCATTGGTTTAGCCGTTACATCTAAGTAG